From Candidatus Kryptonium sp., the proteins below share one genomic window:
- a CDS encoding ABC transporter permease encodes MSFELFITKRYIKATRITGFISFITLISIIGIMLGTSALIIAISISNGFEKELKEKVIGFTSHIQVSKFDVRYFDKDDWQGFEKIKTISNVNAVSPFAAREAMIRSSYGIEGVYLKGILPEYDFSIIKKSIIEGEYNFDENDGTPKIIIGKKLANKLGVEVGDKVIILAIDPANPYFLAPKMEQFKISGIYETGMAEYDDIFVYVRLEHAQYLLDLGNNVSGFDVMVKNVDLIDETALEIQDKLGYPYYARTMYQMYRNLFAWLELQKKPVPIVLGLIIIVAVFNIIGTLLMMVLEKTKEIGILKSMGASSKSIMKIFVYQGLFIGIVGTILGNLLAYVLSSIQLKYKPLSLPEDIYFMSSVPVLLQLETFAIVSFVALALCFLATLIPALIASRIQPVEAIRFA; translated from the coding sequence ATGTCATTTGAGCTTTTTATCACGAAACGATATATCAAAGCAACCCGAATAACTGGTTTCATATCTTTCATTACGCTCATATCAATCATTGGAATAATGCTCGGAACATCCGCACTTATCATTGCAATATCCATTTCAAATGGCTTTGAAAAAGAATTAAAAGAAAAAGTAATCGGCTTCACATCACACATCCAGGTTTCAAAATTTGATGTCAGATATTTTGATAAGGATGATTGGCAAGGTTTTGAGAAAATAAAAACAATTTCAAATGTAAACGCCGTTTCACCGTTTGCAGCAAGAGAAGCAATGATAAGATCAAGTTATGGAATTGAAGGTGTTTATCTCAAAGGAATTTTACCAGAATATGATTTTTCAATAATCAAGAAAAGCATAATTGAAGGTGAATATAATTTTGATGAAAATGATGGCACTCCAAAAATAATTATTGGAAAGAAACTTGCCAACAAACTTGGAGTTGAAGTTGGCGACAAAGTTATAATTCTTGCGATTGATCCAGCAAATCCATACTTTTTAGCCCCAAAAATGGAACAATTTAAAATCTCTGGAATTTATGAAACAGGAATGGCTGAATACGATGATATCTTCGTCTATGTTCGTCTTGAACATGCCCAGTATCTTCTTGACCTCGGAAATAATGTTAGTGGTTTTGATGTTATGGTTAAAAATGTTGACTTAATTGATGAAACAGCGCTTGAAATTCAGGACAAACTTGGATATCCATATTACGCAAGAACTATGTACCAGATGTATAGAAACCTTTTTGCATGGCTTGAACTTCAAAAAAAACCTGTTCCAATTGTCCTTGGCTTAATTATAATCGTTGCCGTTTTCAATATAATTGGAACTCTCTTGATGATGGTTTTAGAAAAAACAAAAGAAATTGGAATTTTAAAGTCAATGGGCGCAAGTTCAAAAAGTATAATGAAAATTTTTGTTTATCAGGGATTATTCATAGGCATAGTTGGGACAATACTTGGTAATCTATTGGCTTATGTTTTATCTTCAATTCAATTGAAATATAAACCCTTATCCCTTCCAGAGGATATATATTTTATGAGTTCGGTTCCTGTTTTGCTTCAATTAGAAACTTTTGCAATCGTATCTTTCGTTGCTCTTGCTTTGTGTTTCCTTGCAACGCTCATCCCTGCCCTGATAGCCTCACGCATTCAACCTGTAGAAGCAATAAGATTTGCTTAA
- a CDS encoding response regulator, with product MTILVVDDEKDLRETLKSALEIEGYSVITADNGLIGIMLAQEKKPDLILLDISMPVMDGFTALLKLKQNPITKEIPVIILTGQYVDEENLERGFNLGAIEYLYKPIRFTELVTRVRSVLRMRSLENEAKKIELMTEKFFLREIKELFSSVQGIIEMIIASNEVGEEFRNILSENYNKMKKWFDLSEIFTQLNDISAGVQDIELKSFDVNSLLKKVTGKIGSKFPDVVFEFNLGRDSLVVGNEYWIEVGFTTLFEAISEAMSFNGKVYIAQVMRTSSDGKFVFITIRDEAKKLTTEAAKTIFNPYLAAENRPSYNLLALKVFHRAIELNGGSIVVEPSEHNIGNKFIIRLHSV from the coding sequence ATGACAATTCTCGTAGTTGACGACGAAAAAGATTTAAGGGAAACTTTAAAAAGCGCGCTTGAAATTGAAGGCTACTCTGTTATCACAGCAGATAATGGTCTTATTGGGATAATGCTTGCACAAGAGAAGAAACCAGATTTGATACTTCTTGACATAAGTATGCCAGTTATGGATGGGTTTACCGCTCTTTTAAAACTTAAACAAAATCCTATCACAAAAGAAATACCTGTGATCATCTTGACAGGCCAATATGTTGATGAAGAAAATCTTGAGCGTGGTTTTAATCTTGGAGCTATTGAATATCTTTACAAACCTATAAGGTTTACCGAACTTGTCACTCGTGTCAGGTCAGTGTTGAGAATGCGCTCGCTTGAAAATGAAGCGAAAAAAATTGAATTAATGACAGAAAAATTTTTCTTAAGGGAAATTAAAGAACTTTTCTCTTCTGTGCAGGGAATAATTGAAATGATAATCGCAAGCAATGAAGTTGGAGAGGAGTTTAGAAATATCTTATCTGAAAACTATAATAAGATGAAAAAGTGGTTTGATCTTTCAGAAATTTTCACGCAGCTTAACGACATTTCAGCTGGTGTCCAAGATATTGAACTTAAATCTTTTGATGTTAATTCACTTCTTAAAAAGGTAACCGGAAAAATAGGATCTAAATTTCCAGATGTAGTTTTTGAGTTTAATTTAGGACGAGATTCGCTTGTTGTCGGAAATGAATATTGGATTGAAGTTGGATTTACAACTTTGTTTGAGGCAATTTCGGAAGCGATGTCATTTAATGGTAAAGTTTATATCGCTCAAGTCATGAGGACAAGTAGCGATGGCAAATTTGTTTTTATAACTATTCGCGATGAAGCAAAAAAATTAACAACAGAAGCAGCTAAAACAATTTTCAACCCCTATCTTGCTGCAGAAAACAGACCAAGTTATAACCTTCTTGCTTTGAAGGTTTTCCATAGAGCTATTGAACTAAATGGTGGTTCTATCGTTGTTGAGCCATCGGAACATAACATAGGGAACAAGTTTATAATTCGTCTTCATTCGGTGTGA
- a CDS encoding cobalamin B12-binding domain-containing protein has protein sequence MERKIRVLIAKAGLDGHDRGAKVVAAALRDAGMEVIYTGLRQTPEMIVSAAIQEDVDVIGVSILSGAHMAIFPKIIKLMKEKGLDDVLLICGGIIPDEDIPKLKEMGVAEVFTPGTLTTEIVNFIKDWFEKNRKQKVA, from the coding sequence ATGGAAAGAAAAATAAGAGTACTTATAGCAAAGGCAGGGCTTGATGGACATGACAGAGGAGCAAAAGTTGTAGCGGCTGCATTGAGAGATGCTGGGATGGAAGTTATTTATACTGGACTTAGGCAAACACCTGAAATGATTGTTTCTGCTGCCATCCAAGAAGATGTTGATGTTATTGGAGTTAGTATTTTAAGCGGAGCTCATATGGCAATTTTCCCAAAGATAATAAAGTTGATGAAAGAAAAAGGACTTGACGATGTTCTTTTGATCTGTGGTGGTATAATTCCAGATGAAGATATACCAAAACTTAAAGAGATGGGGGTTGCAGAGGTTTTTACGCCAGGAACCTTGACAACTGAAATTGTCAATTTTATAAAAGATTGGTTTGAAAAGAATAGAAAACAAAAGGTCGCTTAA
- a CDS encoding DNA polymerase: MDELIYGHNQEKNIVAVQQVDESSVCLYIREGNSVREEKRNFYPFFFLSDKSYIEGFYRKFWIKKLEGNNFYQYVCAFEDLTDHWNAVRYILRNYNQKNMTKAESYTDVDIIYLRPDPVHQFLLQTGITLFKGMEFNDLYRIQIDIETYTKHRFSNPERPEDRIIVISLTDNRGWEHIIDGRRKSEKQMLIELIDIIRRKDPDVIEGHNILSFDLPYLIKRAELNNVELSLGRDGSKPRITTTTYDRETVFTGIEIYGRHIIDTLVLVQLYDFVKRELESYSLKYVSRYFGISSEDRIYIPGEKIAWYWDNEPDVLIKYALQDAKETQKLSDLLSPPYFYLAQMLPFSFWQVIKSGSSSKIEALLVRAYLKRRYSLPKPDFGSQTIGGYTDIFYTGIFENVVHADIESLYPSIMINFKISPKKDELGIFLQMLERLTKMRLEAKHKMKNATTPDEKSKYDAIQSAFKILINSFYGYLGYSKAIFNDYESADKVTMTGQKILKQLISEIVSKGGKVIEADTDGIYFIPPAEFATDEEKTKEFVKIVGSTLPEGINLAFNGIYPKMLSYKKKNYALLDKNGNLEIKGASLVSRGMEPFARKYISECIRFLLHNEFEKIHELYKSLFKSIAERKIDITELAKTETLREHPNRYQELVKLGKRNRSAAYELAIASGKNYRQGDRITYYITGSTPDVKSFENCKLIENWNPFKRDENVQYYLLKLKEYTRRFEIFFKPEDFKKIFSLNDGLSFEDVQVITRKISKEI, from the coding sequence ATGGATGAGCTAATTTATGGACATAACCAAGAAAAAAACATTGTGGCAGTCCAGCAAGTTGATGAATCAAGCGTTTGCCTTTACATCAGAGAAGGGAACTCAGTTAGAGAAGAAAAAAGAAACTTTTATCCGTTCTTCTTCTTAAGCGATAAATCTTATATTGAAGGATTTTACAGGAAATTCTGGATTAAGAAACTTGAGGGAAATAATTTCTATCAATATGTATGTGCTTTTGAAGATTTAACAGATCACTGGAACGCCGTTAGATACATTTTGCGCAATTATAATCAAAAAAATATGACGAAAGCAGAATCCTACACAGATGTAGATATAATTTACCTTCGCCCCGATCCAGTTCATCAATTTTTACTTCAAACAGGTATAACCCTTTTTAAGGGAATGGAATTCAACGACCTTTACCGCATTCAGATTGACATTGAAACATATACTAAACATAGATTCAGCAATCCAGAAAGACCTGAGGATAGGATTATTGTAATTTCACTAACCGATAACAGAGGATGGGAACATATAATTGACGGCCGCAGGAAATCAGAAAAACAAATGCTGATAGAACTTATTGATATAATCCGCAGAAAAGATCCAGATGTTATAGAGGGACATAATATTCTTAGTTTTGATCTTCCATATCTCATTAAAAGAGCGGAATTGAACAATGTTGAACTTTCGCTTGGAAGAGATGGAAGCAAACCCAGAATTACAACTACTACCTATGATCGTGAAACAGTTTTCACAGGAATTGAAATTTACGGAAGACATATAATTGACACTTTAGTTCTCGTGCAGCTATATGATTTCGTGAAGCGTGAACTTGAAAGCTACTCGTTAAAATATGTATCAAGATATTTTGGCATCTCGTCCGAAGATAGAATTTATATCCCTGGAGAGAAAATCGCTTGGTATTGGGATAATGAGCCAGATGTCTTGATAAAATACGCGCTTCAAGACGCAAAAGAAACTCAGAAACTTTCCGATTTACTTTCTCCGCCTTACTTTTATCTTGCTCAAATGTTGCCCTTTTCATTCTGGCAAGTTATAAAATCAGGCTCATCCTCAAAAATTGAAGCATTGCTCGTCAGAGCATACTTAAAAAGAAGATATTCACTCCCAAAACCTGATTTTGGTTCCCAAACTATCGGAGGATATACGGATATATTTTATACTGGTATTTTTGAAAATGTTGTTCACGCAGATATTGAATCGCTCTATCCTTCAATTATGATAAATTTTAAAATTTCACCTAAAAAAGACGAACTTGGGATCTTTCTCCAGATGCTTGAAAGATTAACGAAAATGCGACTTGAAGCGAAACATAAAATGAAAAACGCAACAACGCCTGATGAAAAATCAAAATATGACGCAATTCAATCAGCATTCAAAATCCTGATTAACTCATTTTATGGATATCTTGGTTATAGCAAAGCCATATTTAATGATTATGAAAGCGCTGATAAAGTAACGATGACTGGACAAAAAATTTTAAAACAACTTATCTCTGAAATAGTGAGTAAAGGTGGAAAAGTAATAGAAGCAGATACAGATGGGATTTATTTCATCCCACCAGCTGAATTTGCAACAGATGAAGAAAAAACAAAAGAGTTTGTTAAAATTGTAGGTTCAACATTACCAGAGGGGATAAATCTCGCCTTCAATGGAATTTATCCTAAAATGTTAAGTTATAAGAAGAAAAACTACGCTCTTCTTGATAAGAATGGAAACTTGGAAATAAAAGGAGCTTCCCTTGTCTCAAGAGGGATGGAACCATTTGCAAGAAAATATATCAGCGAGTGTATAAGATTTTTACTTCACAACGAATTTGAAAAAATCCATGAACTTTACAAATCCCTTTTCAAATCAATCGCTGAGCGAAAAATTGATATAACTGAATTAGCAAAGACAGAAACCCTGCGCGAACACCCCAATAGATATCAAGAATTAGTAAAACTTGGAAAGAGGAATAGAAGCGCAGCTTATGAACTTGCGATAGCCAGCGGTAAAAATTATAGGCAAGGTGATAGAATAACATATTACATAACTGGTTCAACTCCAGATGTTAAATCATTTGAAAATTGTAAACTAATTGAAAACTGGAACCCATTTAAAAGGGATGAAAATGTTCAGTATTATCTTCTGAAATTGAAAGAATACACAAGGAGGTTTGAAATTTTCTTTAAACCGGAAGACTTCAAGAAGATTTTTTCGTTAAATGATGGATTGAGTTTTGAAGATGTGCAAGTAATTACAAGAAAGATCTCCAAGGAGATATAA
- a CDS encoding NOL1/NOP2/sun family putative RNA methylase, translating to MPDKILNYLTKIIDPESAKLVLKAYKLDIPLTIRTNTLKISSTELKKQLESEGFKLSEIDFIPDSFTVIEEPYTISKTIQHFVGFFYIQSMSSMLPSLILEPEPEEFILDIASAPGSKTTHIAQLMKNSGIIIANDISFERLKVVAHQIDRLGILNTGITLIDGNRFGNLFPEVFDKVLVDAPCSALGIIAKANEVLKWWSIDEVKRFSNKQQQLLSSAIKSVKPGGVIVYSTCTLTVEENEMIIDSALRKFPLEVEEIKYKKADFDNGLTSFEGITFDERLKKTIRIYPFKSNTEGFFIAKLRKIDSTFSKSPEFSDIGSKGPTEKIKFLNSSDRELKEPLKFLSGEFGIDENIWDRFIYYFKKDEIWFCSNGWKKFLTMDFTGIDKNYKHHLISNIVQRIGIKLAKLVKRGQWKISTSALQLLSPFVMKNTIEIENEEQVKKFITGGTVKNLSSNHKPGTYVAVKYKNIMLGCGLVTKEGLKSQIPKGRRTVEIEVM from the coding sequence ATGCCCGACAAAATCTTAAACTACCTTACCAAAATAATAGACCCTGAATCGGCAAAACTTGTTCTGAAGGCCTATAAGCTTGATATACCTTTAACAATCCGAACCAATACGCTTAAAATATCATCCACAGAATTAAAGAAACAACTTGAAAGCGAAGGCTTCAAGCTATCTGAAATTGATTTTATTCCTGATTCTTTTACAGTCATTGAAGAACCATATACAATTTCAAAGACAATTCAACATTTTGTCGGTTTTTTCTATATACAAAGCATGTCTTCAATGCTTCCTTCTCTTATACTTGAACCTGAGCCTGAAGAGTTTATACTTGACATTGCTTCGGCTCCAGGCTCAAAAACAACTCACATTGCCCAGCTAATGAAAAACAGTGGAATAATAATTGCAAATGACATCTCGTTTGAAAGGTTAAAGGTTGTAGCTCATCAAATAGACCGCTTGGGAATATTAAACACAGGGATAACCTTAATTGATGGAAATAGATTTGGGAATCTTTTTCCTGAAGTTTTTGACAAAGTCCTTGTTGACGCTCCCTGTTCAGCTCTGGGTATCATAGCGAAAGCAAACGAGGTTTTAAAATGGTGGAGTATTGATGAAGTCAAACGCTTTAGCAACAAACAACAGCAATTGCTTTCAAGCGCAATTAAATCCGTTAAACCCGGAGGTGTGATAGTATATTCAACTTGCACTCTAACAGTTGAGGAAAACGAGATGATAATAGATTCAGCTCTGAGAAAATTTCCGCTTGAGGTTGAAGAAATAAAATATAAAAAGGCAGATTTTGATAATGGACTGACTTCTTTTGAGGGAATCACATTTGATGAGAGATTGAAAAAAACAATTAGAATTTATCCTTTTAAATCAAATACAGAAGGTTTCTTCATCGCTAAATTGCGAAAAATTGACTCAACATTTTCAAAATCCCCAGAATTCTCCGATATAGGTAGCAAAGGCCCAACTGAAAAAATTAAGTTTTTAAACAGTAGCGATAGAGAGTTAAAAGAACCTCTTAAATTCCTAAGCGGTGAATTTGGAATAGATGAAAACATATGGGATAGATTTATCTACTACTTTAAAAAAGACGAGATATGGTTTTGTTCAAACGGATGGAAAAAGTTTTTAACGATGGATTTCACAGGTATAGACAAAAATTATAAACATCATCTCATATCAAACATAGTTCAAAGAATCGGAATCAAGCTTGCAAAATTGGTCAAGAGAGGACAATGGAAAATTTCAACATCTGCGCTTCAACTGTTATCACCATTCGTTATGAAAAATACAATTGAAATTGAAAACGAAGAACAGGTGAAAAAATTTATAACTGGTGGAACAGTAAAAAATTTATCATCTAATCACAAACCAGGAACATATGTAGCGGTAAAATATAAAAATATAATGCTTGGTTGTGGCCTTGTGACAAAAGAAGGTTTAAAAAGCCAAATTCCAAAAGGAAGACGAACCGTGGAAATTGAGGTGATGTAA
- the sppA gene encoding signal peptide peptidase SppA: MSKEAKWFLGIIGIILSLSVLFFALGFFTLVSSMKPVPEDEVVEGKDKIALIELKGVIVSSEEIVRQIKKYTKSKAVKAIVFYIDSPGGGVSASEEIYQELKKAREKKPVIASMGSVAASGGYYVSLGATKIVANPGTITGSIGVIAQFPNLSKLFDKIGVDFEVVKSGKFKDSGNPYRGLTDEERKYLQNLIDDVYGQFVNHVVEERKMKKEDVLKIADGRVFTGKQAYELGLVDTLGTLEDAIKIAANMAGIKDEPKIVKERRKDRIFDILFESKTVESIEEIKNFILNQPVLQYRYEFILK; this comes from the coding sequence ATGAGCAAAGAAGCAAAATGGTTTCTTGGAATAATTGGAATCATCTTATCGTTGTCGGTTTTATTTTTCGCACTTGGTTTTTTCACACTTGTAAGTTCAATGAAGCCCGTTCCCGAAGATGAAGTGGTAGAAGGTAAAGACAAGATTGCTTTAATTGAGTTGAAAGGTGTTATAGTAAGTTCAGAAGAAATCGTAAGGCAAATTAAGAAATATACCAAGAGCAAAGCGGTTAAGGCTATAGTTTTTTATATTGACTCCCCAGGTGGTGGGGTTTCAGCAAGTGAGGAAATATATCAGGAGCTGAAAAAAGCAAGGGAAAAGAAACCTGTTATCGCATCAATGGGCTCTGTTGCTGCAAGTGGAGGGTATTATGTTTCTCTCGGAGCAACGAAAATTGTAGCAAACCCAGGGACAATAACGGGAAGCATAGGTGTAATTGCACAATTCCCAAATTTGAGTAAATTGTTTGATAAAATCGGAGTTGATTTTGAAGTTGTAAAAAGTGGAAAATTCAAGGATTCAGGAAATCCCTACCGTGGATTAACAGATGAAGAGAGGAAGTATCTTCAAAATTTGATAGATGATGTTTACGGACAATTTGTAAATCATGTTGTTGAAGAGAGAAAGATGAAAAAAGAAGATGTTTTAAAAATTGCCGATGGGCGAGTTTTCACAGGCAAACAAGCATACGAGCTTGGGCTTGTTGATACACTCGGAACGCTTGAGGATGCTATAAAGATCGCAGCGAATATGGCTGGTATAAAAGACGAACCGAAAATTGTTAAAGAAAGGAGAAAAGACAGGATCTTTGATATTCTTTTTGAATCAAAGACGGTTGAAAGCATTGAGGAGATAAAGAACTTTATTTTAAATCAACCAGTCCTCCAGTATAGATACGAATTTATTCTAAAATAA
- a CDS encoding integration host factor subunit beta, whose amino-acid sequence MTKTELVRILAEQIGLTVEEVERVIDGAIAIIMDSLKKGDYVQIRGFGTFRVVKRKARIARNPKKGEIVPLDDRYVPDFKPTREFKQMVIDSLRDKVLAEKEHKHKEENLNHSSNGESSESQT is encoded by the coding sequence TTGACCAAAACAGAACTTGTTAGAATTTTAGCAGAACAAATTGGATTAACAGTTGAGGAAGTAGAAAGAGTAATTGACGGAGCTATTGCAATAATTATGGATTCCCTCAAAAAGGGCGATTATGTACAAATAAGAGGATTTGGAACATTTAGAGTTGTTAAAAGAAAGGCAAGAATCGCAAGGAATCCAAAGAAGGGAGAAATTGTTCCACTTGATGACAGGTATGTTCCCGACTTTAAACCAACCAGAGAATTCAAACAGATGGTTATTGATAGCCTGCGTGATAAAGTTTTGGCTGAAAAAGAGCATAAACATAAAGAAGAAAACTTGAATCATTCATCAAATGGTGAATCAAGCGAAAGCCAAACTTAA
- a CDS encoding tetratricopeptide repeat protein: MAEKKCKVCGTVLPEDAKFCFNCGVKISDETLSKVIICEICGFENEPSYKFCISCGSKLSGEIADTETPARKEVDYKVPEPESAKKEKAEFKAKPKVKKKALKVSFYQIFYFGLAVAFIGLIAYGIIRKEKSKTEAELHQHQHQHPEVSAEIMSEIERLRKRVEANPDDMNSTLMLANLLHDAHLFDQAIQYYRKYLEKNESDPNARVDMGICLFEIGRVDEAIKEMEKALTYSPKHQLALYNLGIVNLASGNIEKARDYFQLCVDVDSTSEAGRKAKRMLEQHKF; the protein is encoded by the coding sequence ATGGCTGAGAAAAAGTGCAAAGTTTGTGGCACTGTTTTACCGGAAGATGCAAAGTTTTGTTTTAATTGTGGAGTTAAAATAAGCGATGAGACATTGAGTAAAGTCATTATTTGTGAAATTTGTGGGTTTGAAAATGAGCCCAGTTATAAATTTTGCATCAGTTGCGGTTCTAAGTTAAGTGGTGAAATTGCGGATACTGAAACGCCAGCAAGAAAGGAAGTTGATTATAAAGTCCCAGAGCCAGAATCAGCTAAAAAGGAAAAGGCAGAATTCAAGGCAAAACCTAAAGTAAAAAAGAAAGCTTTAAAAGTTTCATTTTATCAAATCTTTTATTTTGGACTTGCTGTTGCCTTTATTGGGTTAATTGCATATGGAATAATTAGGAAAGAAAAATCTAAGACAGAGGCTGAACTTCACCAACATCAACATCAACATCCTGAAGTTAGTGCTGAAATAATGAGCGAGATAGAAAGATTGCGTAAAAGGGTTGAAGCAAATCCGGATGATATGAACTCAACCTTAATGCTTGCCAACCTTCTTCATGATGCTCACTTGTTTGATCAAGCTATTCAGTATTACCGAAAATATCTTGAGAAAAATGAATCTGATCCAAACGCAAGAGTTGATATGGGAATTTGTCTTTTTGAAATTGGTCGCGTTGACGAAGCGATTAAGGAGATGGAAAAGGCTTTAACTTATTCCCCGAAGCATCAGCTTGCTCTTTATAATCTTGGTATTGTTAATTTAGCGTCTGGAAATATTGAAAAGGCAAGGGATTACTTTCAGCTTTGTGTAGATGTAGATTCTACATCCGAGGCAGGTCGCAAGGCAAAACGCATGCTTGAGCAGCACAAATTTTAA
- a CDS encoding AURKAIP1/COX24 domain-containing protein, giving the protein MPNLRKKRKKKMNKHKWKKRRRKMRHKKKIR; this is encoded by the coding sequence ATGCCAAATCTCAGAAAGAAGAGAAAAAAGAAAATGAACAAGCATAAGTGGAAAAAGAGAAGAAGGAAGATGAGACACAAGAAGAAAATAAGATAA
- a CDS encoding TrpB-like pyridoxal phosphate-dependent enzyme, translated as MRRKKAISQSNRIYLSEREIPRRWYNIIHDMPEKPKPPLNPRTGEVVSVDELSVIFAQALIEQEISEKQWIDIPDEVLKLYLLWRPTPLIRARALEEALETPARIYYKYEGVSPSGSHKPNTAVAQAYYNKKENVEQLTTETGAGQWGSALAFACNYFGLKCKVFMVRASYEQKPYRRVLMQMWGADVVPSPSKETQVGKKILETSPDSPGSLGIAISEAIEVAISDDKTKYSLGSVLNHVLLHQTIIGLESKKQLDKVGEYPTIVVGCVGGGSNFGGISFPFLLDKFYEKKKNIRILAVEPAACPSLTKGIFSYDYGDTSKLTPLLPMYTLGHDFIPPKIHAGGLRYHGMSPIVSKLYADGFIEARAYTQNEVFDAALKFFQTEGIVPAPESAHAVRAVIDEAVRARKEKKEEVILFNLSGHGFFDMSAYNEYLAGNLEDVVLTNEEVDELTRKLSSYPKPY; from the coding sequence ATGAGAAGGAAAAAAGCAATTTCACAGAGTAATCGGATTTATCTGAGCGAACGCGAAATTCCAAGGCGTTGGTATAACATTATTCATGATATGCCTGAGAAACCAAAACCACCTTTAAATCCAAGAACAGGTGAAGTTGTATCTGTTGATGAACTTTCTGTTATTTTTGCACAAGCTCTAATTGAACAGGAGATAAGTGAAAAGCAGTGGATAGATATACCTGATGAAGTTTTGAAACTTTACTTGTTGTGGAGACCTACTCCTTTGATAAGAGCAAGGGCTCTTGAAGAAGCACTTGAAACTCCCGCAAGGATTTACTATAAATATGAAGGTGTTAGTCCTTCGGGAAGTCATAAGCCAAATACAGCAGTTGCTCAAGCATATTATAATAAGAAAGAAAACGTTGAACAATTAACAACTGAAACTGGGGCCGGACAATGGGGCAGTGCTCTTGCTTTTGCTTGTAATTATTTTGGATTAAAGTGTAAGGTCTTTATGGTTCGCGCAAGCTACGAGCAAAAACCTTATAGAAGAGTTCTTATGCAGATGTGGGGAGCAGATGTAGTCCCAAGTCCAAGCAAAGAAACTCAGGTTGGCAAAAAAATCCTTGAAACATCGCCTGACTCGCCTGGAAGCTTAGGTATAGCTATAAGCGAAGCAATTGAAGTTGCTATATCAGATGATAAAACAAAGTATTCGCTTGGTAGTGTCTTAAATCATGTATTGCTTCATCAAACCATAATAGGATTGGAATCCAAGAAGCAACTTGACAAAGTGGGTGAGTATCCAACTATAGTAGTTGGATGTGTTGGTGGAGGTTCAAATTTCGGTGGGATTTCATTTCCTTTTTTACTTGACAAATTTTACGAAAAAAAGAAAAACATTCGCATTTTGGCAGTTGAACCTGCCGCTTGTCCATCATTAACGAAAGGAATTTTTAGCTATGATTATGGGGATACGAGTAAATTAACTCCGCTTCTTCCAATGTATACACTTGGGCATGACTTTATACCACCTAAAATACATGCGGGTGGTTTGAGGTATCATGGGATGAGCCCAATTGTCAGCAAGCTATATGCCGATGGTTTCATTGAAGCGAGAGCCTATACTCAAAATGAAGTTTTTGATGCTGCTCTTAAGTTTTTTCAAACAGAAGGAATAGTTCCAGCTCCTGAGTCAGCACACGCAGTAAGAGCTGTAATAGATGAAGCAGTGAGAGCAAGAAAGGAGAAAAAAGAAGAGGTTATTCTTTTTAATCTGTCGGGACATGGTTTCTTTGATATGAGTGCTTATAATGAATATCTCGCTGGAAACCTTGAAGATGTTGTTTTGACCAATGAAGAAGTTGATGAATTGACAAGGAAGTTATCTTCATATCCGAAACCTTATTAA